The nucleotide sequence TTCCCGCGCCTGGAACCTTTTTCCCTCTGGCGCGTCGATTCACGCCTTGGTGTGGCCGAAGCGTGTTCGCTCGACGGCGGGGGAAAAATTGATGAAAACGAGCGTGCGTCCTCGAATCGTGGCGCGGGATCTCCCTGTCATTGCGAAATCGCCGACCGGGATCGACGGCCTCGACGAGGTCACCTTCGGCGGCCTGCCGCAGGGGCGACCGACGCTGCTATGCGGTGCCGCCGGCTGCGGCAAGACGCTGTTCGCCATGACGTTTCTCTATAACGGCGCGGTCACCTATGACGAGCCGGGCGTGTTCATTGCGTTCGAGGAGCAGCCCGAGGACCTCATCAAGAATGTCGGCTCGCTCAGCTATGACGTCGAGCGGCTGATCGAGCAGAAGAAGATCGTCGTCGATCACATCCATCTCGACCGCAACGAGATCGAGGAAGCCGGCGACTACGACCTCGACGGCCTGTTCATCCGCATCGGCTTCGCGATCGATTCCATCGGCGCCAAGCGCGTCGTCATCGATACGATCGAGACGCTGTTCGGTGGCCTCGACAACCAGGCCGTGCTGCGCTCCGAGCTGCGCCGGCTGTTCGAATGGCTGAAGAGCAAAGGCGTCACCGCCATCATCACCGGCGAGCGCGGCGACGGCACGCTGACCCGCTACGGCCTTGAGGAATACGTCGCCGACTGCGTCATCCTGCTCGACAACCGGGTCCACGACCAGCTGTCGACGCGGCGGCTGCGGGTCGTGAAATATCGCGGCACGGCGCACGGCACCAACGAATATCCCTTCATCATCGACCAGGAAGGCATCACGGTGATGCCGATCACCTCGTCGGGGCTTTCGCATGATGTCTCGACGGAGAGGGTCTCGACCGGCATCGCCGATCTCGACGAGATGCTCGAGGGCCATGGCTACTACAAGGGATCGAGCATCCTGATCTCGGGCATGGCCGGCGCCGGCAAGTCGACGGTCTCGGCGCACTTTGCCAACTCGATCTGCGCGTCCGGGCAGCGCTGCATCTACTTCGCGCTCGAGGAATCGCCACAGCAGATCGTGCGCAACATGAAATCGGTCGGGCTCGACCTGCAGCAAT is from Bradyrhizobium sp. ORS 285 and encodes:
- the kaiC gene encoding circadian clock protein KaiC; its protein translation is MKTSVRPRIVARDLPVIAKSPTGIDGLDEVTFGGLPQGRPTLLCGAAGCGKTLFAMTFLYNGAVTYDEPGVFIAFEEQPEDLIKNVGSLSYDVERLIEQKKIVVDHIHLDRNEIEEAGDYDLDGLFIRIGFAIDSIGAKRVVIDTIETLFGGLDNQAVLRSELRRLFEWLKSKGVTAIITGERGDGTLTRYGLEEYVADCVILLDNRVHDQLSTRRLRVVKYRGTAHGTNEYPFIIDQEGITVMPITSSGLSHDVSTERVSTGIADLDEMLEGHGYYKGSSILISGMAGAGKSTVSAHFANSICASGQRCIYFALEESPQQIVRNMKSVGLDLQQWVDRGLLRFSARRPNLYGLETHLAAMHREVKEFDPAAVVVDPISSLMGAGLAGDVHSMTLRLIDFLKSRGVTALFTNLGAGSAETATTEMQISSLTDTWLLLYNRESNGEHNRQLYLLKSRGMAHSNQVREFLMGSDGISLREVYVGPEGVLTGSARVAQEVRDRAERLLRTQDMERRTREIERRRREIAAQIETLKAQLVSEEGEMELLNLEGAAREDQRSADRIALVQSRSSKRAASSPSKPMTSRK